In bacterium, one genomic interval encodes:
- a CDS encoding D-alanyl-D-alanine carboxypeptidase, which produces MRLASWISKVLIVLAGILLLAFNQIDVLEGANHVEAKLVTAGNYAFDFETVKANGPRLNLRSAILVNYENGDVLYAKNAEMTHPIASISKLVAAMVVLDNVKDFNARQSVSKEDAVKSSFSRLRPGHELSLRDLLYTSLMISDNRATRALARATAGSLTSFVDLMNTKVRALGLDHTVFFDPTGLDERNVSTAHEVAIILHHAYTYPEIARITALKKQTVYIKRGRKTYSLQLGNTNRMMDAPYRVLAGKTGYIDASRYCLASMVQDAGGHKLTLVVLGAPGGSTRFREARKLATWGFKEIGGGEPVVQPKAARTKTKSKTPRSKKT; this is translated from the coding sequence ATGAGGCTCGCCTCCTGGATCAGCAAAGTTCTGATCGTCCTGGCAGGAATTCTCCTGCTGGCGTTTAATCAGATCGATGTGCTCGAGGGCGCCAACCATGTCGAGGCCAAACTGGTCACGGCAGGGAACTACGCCTTTGATTTCGAGACCGTCAAGGCCAATGGTCCACGCCTCAATCTCCGCTCCGCCATTTTGGTCAACTATGAAAATGGCGATGTCCTCTACGCTAAAAACGCGGAAATGACTCACCCGATCGCCTCGATCAGTAAACTGGTCGCGGCGATGGTGGTACTGGATAATGTCAAGGACTTCAACGCCCGCCAGTCGGTCAGTAAGGAAGATGCCGTCAAGTCGTCGTTCTCTCGTTTACGGCCGGGTCATGAGCTTTCGCTCCGTGACTTGCTCTATACCTCATTAATGATATCCGACAACCGCGCCACCCGAGCTCTGGCGAGAGCCACCGCTGGTTCACTGACCTCGTTTGTCGACCTGATGAACACCAAAGTCCGCGCCCTCGGCCTCGACCATACTGTCTTCTTCGATCCGACTGGTCTCGACGAACGCAATGTCTCAACCGCTCATGAGGTCGCTATCATTCTGCATCACGCCTACACCTATCCTGAGATCGCAAGAATCACGGCCCTCAAAAAGCAGACGGTTTATATCAAGCGGGGTCGCAAGACCTACAGCCTTCAGCTCGGCAACACCAATCGCATGATGGATGCCCCTTATCGCGTGTTGGCTGGCAAAACCGGCTATATCGATGCTTCTCGCTATTGTCTCGCTTCCATGGTTCAGGATGCCGGCGGCCACAAGCTGACTTTGGTCGTCCTCGGAGCCCCTGGCGGTTCGACCCGCTTCCGCGAAGCTCGCAAACTGGCCACGTGGGGATTCAAGGAAATAGGCGGGGGAGAGCCGGTCGTTCAACCCAAGGCCGCTCGTACGAAGACAAAGTCTAAGACTCCTCGCTCCAAAAAAACGTAA
- a CDS encoding ABC transporter permease, producing the protein MSKIWIIAKNEYEQVVKKKSFIVGLLLTPAIMAAFIFIPSLIAEKKASSTESMAVIDFSGTGVGQEIASDLAEFRLPDDSTAPYYDIDLVVAPPEQFANATPMLDSVNHLVNEEELKYALVVKNASLTDTSVYAITNSDDFVSLSRFENIISNRFSTRKLHLSNVNLPVDSIMQLTERIDLSLMNTQGKEVSIKFKYFSMMLFVMTMYGMILGYGMQVMRSVIEEKTTRIMEVLVSSVTPFQLLMGKVLGLGGATFTSVAAWMLMGGIFMGGASIFAMELDPAMTSSFFNPYVAIAFTLFLVSGYLLYSTIYAVIGAICTTEKEAQNFHFPIIMALILPIIIGFRVMQDPNSTLPVVLSFIPILTPTMMMMRVAFMASSAGAFSLFSPIMLQIILGFLIVIAATIGVIWVAGKIFRVGILMYGKRATLAEVIKWIRY; encoded by the coding sequence ATGTCTAAGATCTGGATAATAGCCAAGAACGAATACGAACAGGTCGTCAAAAAGAAATCCTTCATCGTCGGACTCCTGTTGACCCCGGCCATCATGGCCGCATTCATCTTTATCCCGTCGCTTATCGCTGAAAAGAAGGCCAGCAGCACCGAATCCATGGCCGTCATTGATTTCTCCGGAACGGGCGTCGGACAAGAGATTGCCTCCGATCTGGCGGAATTCCGTCTCCCCGATGATTCCACGGCACCGTATTATGATATCGACCTGGTGGTTGCTCCGCCTGAACAGTTTGCCAACGCCACTCCCATGCTCGATTCCGTAAATCATCTGGTGAATGAGGAAGAGCTGAAATACGCCCTGGTCGTCAAAAACGCCTCGCTGACCGATACTAGTGTATATGCCATTACGAACAGTGATGATTTCGTCAGCCTCTCCCGATTTGAGAACATCATCTCCAATCGCTTCTCGACCAGGAAACTGCATCTCTCAAACGTCAATCTGCCGGTCGATTCTATCATGCAACTGACCGAACGGATCGACCTCTCTTTGATGAACACCCAGGGAAAAGAGGTCTCGATCAAATTCAAGTACTTCTCCATGATGCTGTTTGTCATGACCATGTACGGCATGATCCTCGGATACGGGATGCAGGTGATGCGCTCCGTCATCGAAGAAAAGACCACCCGCATCATGGAAGTGCTCGTTTCCTCCGTCACTCCGTTCCAACTCCTGATGGGAAAAGTCTTGGGACTCGGCGGCGCCACCTTTACTTCTGTTGCGGCCTGGATGCTTATGGGTGGGATCTTCATGGGTGGCGCAAGTATCTTCGCCATGGAACTCGACCCCGCCATGACCTCCTCATTCTTTAATCCGTATGTCGCCATCGCTTTCACGCTCTTCCTGGTCTCCGGCTACCTGCTTTACTCGACCATTTATGCCGTCATCGGCGCGATCTGCACCACGGAGAAAGAAGCGCAGAATTTCCATTTCCCCATCATCATGGCGCTCATTCTCCCCATCATCATCGGCTTCCGCGTTATGCAGGATCCAAATTCAACACTACCGGTAGTGCTTTCGTTTATTCCGATTCTCACTCCGACCATGATGATGATGCGCGTCGCTTTCATGGCTTCCAGTGCCGGCGCGTTCTCTCTTTTTTCGCCCATTATGTTGCAGATCATTCTTGGATTCCTCATCGTGATCGCCGCCACCATCGGCGTTATCTGGGTGGCGGGCAAGATCTTCCGCGTTGGCATATTAATGTATGGAAAAAGAGCCACTTTGGCCGAAGTTATTAAGTGGATTCGATATTAA
- a CDS encoding ATP-binding cassette domain-containing protein: MYLELDQIRKEYDGKVAVERLSLQVPRGAIYGIIGPNGAGKTTTIRMVMNITAPDSGKIRINGNERPNDFTNHIGYLPEERGLYKKMTLEQVIIYMAELKGYSPEKTRPKIDPWLERMQLSGYRTRKVEELSKGMQQKLQFITTIVHEPELLILDELFSGLDPLNTELIKNIILDLKRAGTTILFSTHVMEQAEKLCDNLCMISRGQKVIDGKLTDIKARFGKNAVQIEIDGDGSFVGSIPGVAAVSDFNRYMELRLAQGADPSNILRAIIEKVSVRRFAIVEPSLYDIFIELAKVDPKEMQGQEVTNV, from the coding sequence ATGTACCTTGAATTGGATCAGATACGCAAAGAGTACGACGGCAAAGTCGCGGTGGAGCGCCTCTCGCTCCAGGTCCCGCGTGGTGCCATCTACGGCATCATCGGCCCGAACGGAGCAGGGAAGACCACTACCATCCGCATGGTAATGAACATCACCGCCCCCGATTCAGGAAAGATCCGCATTAACGGCAACGAACGCCCCAACGATTTTACCAACCATATTGGTTATCTTCCGGAGGAACGCGGCCTCTACAAGAAAATGACCCTCGAGCAGGTCATCATCTATATGGCCGAGCTGAAAGGGTATTCCCCCGAGAAAACCCGCCCCAAGATCGACCCTTGGCTCGAACGCATGCAGCTCTCCGGCTATCGCACCCGCAAAGTCGAGGAACTCTCCAAGGGGATGCAGCAGAAACTGCAATTCATCACCACCATCGTTCATGAACCGGAACTGCTCATTCTTGATGAGCTTTTCTCCGGCCTCGATCCGCTTAATACCGAGTTGATCAAGAATATCATCCTCGACTTAAAACGGGCCGGCACCACGATCCTTTTTTCAACCCATGTCATGGAACAGGCCGAAAAACTCTGCGATAACCTCTGCATGATCTCGCGGGGCCAGAAAGTGATCGATGGCAAACTCACCGACATCAAGGCCCGCTTCGGCAAAAACGCCGTGCAGATCGAGATCGATGGCGATGGTTCTTTTGTTGGGTCAATTCCCGGTGTCGCCGCCGTCTCCGACTTCAATCGGTATATGGAACTCCGCCTCGCCCAGGGAGCCGATCCAAGCAACATCCTTCGGGCGATAATCGAAAAGGTCTCTGTTCGACGGTTCGCTATTGTTGAACCCTCGCTCTACGACATCTTCATCGAACTGGCCAAAGTCGATCCCAAGGAAATGCAGGGTCAGGAGGTGACCAATGTCTAA